A genomic stretch from Roseofilum casamattae BLCC-M143 includes:
- a CDS encoding ABC transporter substrate-binding protein, whose product MVVNWFGRSRQIGQWVAIALCCCIIAIACSPQNNTSNGEDPGRESGRIIVGTTLKPRTLDPADAYEIPSLNLLYNIGDRLYTYDGGKAELVPQLATELPTISDDGLTYTIPLREGITFHDGTEFNAEAMVFSLQRFMENQGKPSFLLSDVVESVEATGDYELEITLNQPFAAFPSLLAFSGLCPVSPQAYEIGSAKFAPDTFVGTGPYKVADITPDLTRLDVFAGYWGDRPQNEGIDVQWFSSPANLFNAFRTGQVDVALGTLDSNQIDSLKKESSKEGWQEIAAEGNTLNYIIVNVQSEPLNQLPVRKALAAITDRQTINNRVLQGQAEPAYTLIPNTFSSAQPVFKTLYGDGNAELAKKLLTEAGYSTENPAVVEIWYASNSTKRGLIASTLKAIADRELEGLMQIEPNSVESTTAFQNLDKGVYPTFMLDWYADFLDPDNYVQPFLECPKGSAEKGCTEGASQYHGSFYYNNRINQLIAQQRQEQDLAKRSALLVEIQQLLAEEVPYIPLWFDKDFIFARPGISGVRIDANQAIPYSSIQG is encoded by the coding sequence TTGGTAGTAAATTGGTTCGGGCGATCGCGTCAGATTGGTCAGTGGGTTGCTATTGCCTTATGCTGTTGCATCATTGCGATCGCGTGCAGTCCCCAGAATAATACATCGAATGGAGAAGATCCCGGTCGAGAGAGCGGACGAATTATTGTCGGTACAACCCTTAAACCCCGTACCCTCGATCCTGCCGATGCTTACGAAATTCCGTCATTAAACTTACTCTACAATATTGGCGATCGCCTTTATACCTATGACGGAGGAAAAGCAGAACTCGTACCGCAACTGGCTACAGAACTCCCTACCATCAGCGACGACGGACTCACCTATACCATTCCCCTGCGCGAAGGCATTACCTTCCACGATGGGACAGAATTTAATGCCGAAGCGATGGTGTTTTCCCTGCAGCGGTTTATGGAAAATCAGGGAAAACCCTCATTCTTGCTGTCCGATGTAGTCGAGTCCGTCGAAGCTACCGGAGACTACGAACTCGAGATTACTTTAAACCAACCTTTTGCCGCATTCCCCTCCCTCCTCGCGTTTAGCGGTTTGTGTCCGGTTTCTCCACAAGCTTATGAAATTGGCAGCGCTAAATTTGCCCCCGATACATTTGTCGGAACCGGCCCCTACAAGGTAGCAGACATTACTCCAGATTTAACTCGCTTAGATGTTTTTGCAGGGTATTGGGGCGATCGCCCGCAAAATGAAGGCATTGACGTTCAATGGTTTTCGTCCCCAGCTAACTTATTTAATGCCTTTCGTACCGGTCAAGTTGATGTTGCTTTAGGTACGTTAGATAGCAATCAAATTGATAGCTTAAAAAAAGAAAGCAGCAAAGAAGGCTGGCAAGAAATAGCGGCTGAAGGCAATACCTTAAATTATATTATCGTTAACGTGCAGTCGGAGCCCTTAAATCAACTTCCCGTGCGCAAAGCTTTAGCCGCCATTACCGATCGCCAAACCATTAATAATCGCGTCCTGCAAGGTCAAGCCGAACCCGCTTATACTTTAATTCCAAATACTTTTTCCTCCGCACAACCGGTGTTTAAAACCCTATATGGCGATGGCAATGCCGAGTTAGCGAAAAAACTCCTTACCGAAGCCGGGTATTCTACGGAAAATCCAGCCGTTGTCGAGATTTGGTATGCTTCTAACTCCACCAAGCGCGGATTAATCGCCAGTACTTTAAAAGCGATCGCCGATCGAGAATTGGAAGGACTGATGCAAATTGAACCCAATTCTGTCGAATCAACCACCGCCTTCCAAAATCTAGATAAAGGGGTTTATCCAACCTTTATGTTAGATTGGTACGCCGATTTTCTCGATCCAGATAACTACGTTCAACCCTTTTTAGAATGTCCCAAAGGTTCGGCGGAAAAGGGATGTACGGAGGGCGCCAGTCAATATCACGGTTCCTTTTATTATAACAATCGCATTAATCAACTCATTGCCCAACAGCGTCAAGAACAAGACTTGGCAAAACGCAGTGCTTTGTTAGTGGAAATCCAACAACTCCTTGCCGAGGAAGTGCCTTATATTCCCTTATGGTTTGATAAAGACTTTATCTTTGCGCGTCCGGGAATTTCTGGGGTGAGAATTGATGCCAACCAAGCCATTCCTTATAGCAGCATTCAAGGGTGA
- a CDS encoding LamG domain-containing protein yields the protein MAGILNFDGRDDYVDCGKSNCLNIAEFMTIEVWIKLRDVKAGSRYYILGRGSRQYNYNYGLLYQNLKGDREQVKLLYGESPVVWEPSVTIGDGRYHHLAVAIENYSARLWVDGKSQEEQSLSEQLYSTADVPFQLGRLFGKTRFKGQMSDVRIWERPLTGKEIKQNRHQRLTGAEPGLIGYWPLDDGMGETVRDLSKNGNIGKIEGATWTLDSSEYSPFSQPDVPDVEDELTSVSSTSKKLSSKMRYRDWQWKPPNGISEVILLSSDRQLGETPEQIFSRTKQRKKKKKKKKKKKKDRDKDIKWFRSIYRDLIDVLSKL from the coding sequence ATGGCAGGAATCTTAAATTTTGATGGTCGAGATGATTATGTAGACTGCGGCAAAAGTAACTGTTTAAATATTGCCGAGTTTATGACAATTGAAGTTTGGATTAAACTGAGGGATGTCAAAGCCGGAAGTCGCTACTACATTTTGGGTCGGGGATCGCGCCAGTATAACTATAATTACGGCTTATTGTATCAGAATTTAAAAGGCGATCGCGAACAAGTAAAGTTATTATATGGTGAATCTCCGGTAGTATGGGAACCTTCCGTAACCATTGGCGACGGCCGCTACCATCATTTAGCCGTTGCGATCGAAAATTATAGTGCCCGACTCTGGGTGGATGGTAAATCGCAAGAGGAACAGTCTTTATCGGAACAACTGTACAGTACTGCGGACGTTCCGTTTCAACTGGGAAGGTTATTTGGTAAAACTCGGTTTAAAGGACAAATGAGCGATGTGCGAATTTGGGAGCGACCTCTAACTGGCAAAGAAATTAAACAAAACCGCCATCAGCGGCTAACGGGAGCGGAACCGGGTTTGATTGGATATTGGCCGTTAGATGATGGTATGGGAGAGACGGTCAGAGATCTGAGTAAAAATGGCAATATTGGTAAAATTGAAGGTGCCACCTGGACATTAGATTCCAGCGAATATTCACCTTTTTCCCAACCTGATGTTCCGGATGTTGAAGACGAGCTAACATCAGTTTCCTCCACCTCCAAGAAACTATCTTCAAAAATGCGATATCGCGATTGGCAATGGAAGCCACCTAACGGGATTTCCGAAGTCATTTTGTTGTCTAGCGATCGTCAATTGGGCGAAACTCCAGAACAGATTTTTTCGCGCACAAAACAACGCAAAAAGAAGAAAAAAAAGAAGAAGAAGAAGAAAAAAGATAGAGACAAGGATATAAAATGGTTTCGCAGTATCTACCGAGATTTGATTGATGTTCTTTCTAAATTGTAA
- a CDS encoding tetratricopeptide repeat protein: MRMSTIALVTITALIAPESKPQELQPLSDSGIGPEPIGDRQLIDRLVEQVMPAAIASISPPEIVSDLGTDAIATENLDFSTELSTEDAKQLKILIAQVVDTSLNAELAANGEVLVGGDRLQKVEGTITILNVLLVLLASIPVVSILLIWSIRRWVVRDLVQVIHTQLDNFAHLEDELKDHHVKADSWMGELYRHLNIYKQHIRDELTTVHRQSEQSRIALKDIHKTKEQLIRQFREMLAEAEREKQQIFSEMMQNRPSQIIEALPVRLNSEPPQFSPPQLARTVSEEPPAPAPVPNPEEPTIEDYHGEAQKLTQLHRYDDAIAIYQKIIQLTSDNYGAWVKMGQLYVKLQNFQQAQWAYEQAITVDGDRDEAWYNLGNTLSKLERYSEALSCYEKALSIHPDRYETWHNQASILAKLGRYAESVQSYDRALLINPNIWEVWYQRGNLLGWLGDYEKAVVSYDRATSINAQKGELWYKQGLALAKLQRSPEALACYDIALSLGEQGEGLWRNRGVALQEMHRYEEAIAAYQQAIALQPQNLDLWLILAQLFQYLNRPQEALNTYQYILQLEPNHPQALKETCTILSQLNRDAVVRFNTNSQLPISRRQSVVL, encoded by the coding sequence ATGCGAATGTCAACCATAGCTCTAGTTACGATTACAGCACTAATCGCCCCGGAGAGCAAACCCCAAGAGCTACAACCCTTATCAGATTCGGGAATAGGTCCGGAACCGATTGGCGATCGCCAGTTAATCGATCGATTGGTGGAGCAGGTGATGCCCGCAGCGATCGCATCCATTAGTCCTCCAGAGATTGTATCGGATTTGGGAACCGATGCGATCGCCACCGAAAATCTCGATTTTTCCACAGAGTTATCCACAGAAGATGCAAAACAGTTGAAAATCTTAATTGCGCAAGTGGTAGATACCTCGCTGAATGCAGAACTGGCGGCGAATGGAGAGGTTTTGGTTGGCGGCGATCGCTTGCAGAAAGTCGAAGGAACCATTACGATTTTAAATGTTCTCCTGGTTCTCTTAGCCAGTATTCCAGTTGTCTCTATTCTGTTAATCTGGTCGATTCGCCGTTGGGTCGTGCGCGATTTAGTCCAGGTCATTCACACGCAATTGGATAATTTTGCCCATCTAGAAGATGAGTTAAAAGACCATCATGTGAAAGCCGATAGTTGGATGGGAGAACTGTATCGCCATCTCAATATCTATAAACAACATATTCGCGATGAGTTAACTACAGTTCATCGGCAATCCGAACAATCGCGCATTGCCCTCAAAGATATTCATAAAACTAAAGAACAACTCATTCGCCAATTTCGCGAAATGTTGGCGGAAGCCGAACGGGAAAAACAGCAAATTTTTAGCGAGATGATGCAAAACCGTCCCTCGCAAATTATTGAAGCCTTACCCGTTCGTTTAAACTCCGAACCTCCGCAGTTTTCGCCACCACAACTCGCTCGCACCGTGTCTGAAGAGCCTCCTGCTCCCGCTCCAGTGCCGAATCCGGAAGAACCGACGATTGAGGATTATCATGGTGAGGCGCAAAAGCTAACTCAACTCCATCGCTATGACGATGCGATCGCCATTTACCAGAAGATTATCCAACTGACATCGGACAATTATGGGGCTTGGGTGAAAATGGGTCAACTCTATGTCAAGTTACAGAATTTTCAGCAGGCGCAATGGGCCTACGAACAAGCCATTACCGTGGATGGCGATCGCGACGAAGCCTGGTATAATTTGGGGAATACATTAAGTAAATTAGAGCGCTATAGCGAAGCCCTTAGCTGTTATGAAAAAGCACTCTCAATTCATCCCGACCGATACGAAACATGGCACAATCAAGCCAGTATTTTAGCCAAGTTAGGACGCTATGCCGAATCCGTGCAATCCTACGATCGCGCCTTATTAATTAATCCCAACATTTGGGAAGTTTGGTATCAGCGCGGCAATCTGCTCGGTTGGCTTGGAGATTACGAAAAAGCGGTTGTTTCTTACGATCGCGCTACCAGCATTAACGCACAAAAAGGCGAACTTTGGTACAAGCAAGGGTTAGCTTTAGCCAAACTCCAACGCTCTCCCGAAGCATTAGCCTGCTATGATATCGCTTTATCGCTCGGCGAGCAGGGAGAAGGGTTATGGCGCAACCGAGGAGTTGCACTGCAAGAGATGCATCGCTATGAGGAAGCCATTGCTGCGTATCAACAGGCGATCGCCCTACAACCGCAAAACCTGGATTTATGGTTAATACTGGCTCAGCTTTTCCAGTACTTAAATCGCCCCCAAGAAGCACTCAATACTTATCAGTATATTTTGCAACTCGAACCCAATCATCCCCAAGCCTTAAAAGAAACCTGCACCATCCTCAGTCAATTAAATCGCGATGCCGTCGTTCGTTTCAATACTAACAGCCAGTTACCTATCTCTCGTCGCCAGTCTGTCGTGCTCTAG
- the glyA gene encoding serine hydroxymethyltransferase — MSQANRSNLDWLNQTDPMVAELLENELGRQRDHLELIASENFASPAVMAAQGSVLTNKYAEGLPNKRYYGGCEFIDRVEQLAIDRAKQLFDAAHVNVQPHSGAQANFAVFLALLQPGDTILGMDLSHGGHLTHGSPVNVSGKWFKVVQYGVSPETEVLDYDRIREIALEHRPKLIVCGYSAYPRIIDFAQFRAIADEVGAYLLADIAHIAGLVASGHHPSPLPHCHVVTTTTHKTLRGPRGGLIMTNDDDLGKAFNKAVFPGSQGGPLEHVIAAKAVAFGEALQPEFKDYSGQVIKNAAALAGQLQQRGLKIVSGGTDNHLMLVDLRSVSMTGKQGDKLVSTVNITANKNTVPFDPESPFVTSGLRLGSPAMTTRGMGIAEFTEIGNIISDLLLNPEDEATRQDCKDRVASLCDRFPLYPHLSIRTPALV, encoded by the coding sequence GTGAGTCAAGCCAATCGATCTAACCTAGACTGGTTAAACCAAACTGACCCCATGGTCGCAGAATTGCTCGAAAACGAACTGGGAAGACAACGGGACCACTTAGAGTTGATTGCTAGTGAGAACTTCGCTTCGCCAGCGGTAATGGCTGCCCAAGGTTCGGTCTTAACCAACAAATATGCAGAAGGCCTCCCCAACAAACGCTACTATGGAGGATGCGAATTTATCGATCGGGTCGAACAACTCGCTATAGATCGCGCCAAACAGCTCTTTGATGCCGCCCATGTTAACGTGCAACCCCACTCGGGCGCGCAAGCCAATTTTGCTGTATTTCTGGCATTGCTACAACCCGGAGATACAATTTTAGGCATGGATCTCTCCCATGGCGGCCATTTGACCCACGGTTCTCCGGTGAATGTCTCCGGAAAATGGTTTAAGGTGGTTCAATATGGAGTGAGTCCGGAAACGGAAGTGTTGGACTACGATCGCATTCGCGAAATTGCTCTGGAACACCGACCCAAACTGATTGTCTGCGGTTATTCCGCCTATCCAAGAATCATTGATTTTGCTCAATTCCGCGCCATTGCCGATGAAGTCGGAGCCTACTTATTAGCCGACATTGCTCATATTGCTGGCTTAGTCGCGAGCGGCCATCATCCCAGCCCTCTGCCTCACTGTCACGTCGTCACCACCACCACCCACAAAACCCTGCGCGGCCCTAGAGGTGGACTAATTATGACCAATGATGACGATTTGGGTAAAGCCTTCAATAAAGCTGTATTTCCGGGAAGTCAAGGCGGCCCGTTAGAGCACGTCATTGCCGCGAAAGCCGTTGCCTTTGGCGAAGCACTGCAACCGGAATTCAAAGACTATTCCGGACAAGTGATTAAAAATGCTGCCGCTCTCGCCGGACAACTACAACAGCGGGGACTGAAAATTGTCTCTGGCGGCACCGATAATCACTTGATGCTTGTCGATCTGCGATCGGTCAGCATGACTGGAAAACAAGGTGACAAACTGGTCAGCACGGTCAACATTACTGCCAATAAAAATACGGTTCCTTTCGATCCGGAATCGCCTTTTGTTACCAGCGGACTCCGCCTTGGTTCTCCGGCAATGACCACTCGAGGTATGGGAATTGCAGAATTTACGGAGATTGGTAATATTATTAGCGACTTGCTTCTGAACCCAGAAGACGAAGCTACGCGCCAAGATTGTAAGGATCGAGTCGCCTCATTGTGCGATCGCTTCCCCCTCTATCCTCACCTCTCGATCCGAACTCCTGCCCTAGTATAA
- the metH gene encoding methionine synthase — MNSPFLNRLHSPERPVLVFDGAMGTNLQVQNLTAEDFGGPEYEGCNEYLVKTKPEAIAKVHRDFLEAGCDVIETDTFGAASIVLAEYDLADRAYELNKAAAELAKSITAEYSTPEKPRFVAGSMGPTTKLPTLGHIDFDTLEATFIEQAEGLYDGNVDLFIIETCQDVLQIKAALNAVQTVFDRKGERRPVMVSITMETMGTMLVGSEIGAALTILEPYNIDILGLNCATGPDRMADHIKYLCEHSPFIVSCIPNAGLPENVGGHAHYKLTPMELRMALNRFVEDWGVQIIGGCCGTRPDHIKALAEIGATLTPKERNPVFEPAAASIYSPQAYTQDNSFLIVGERLNASGSKKCRTMLNNEDWDGLVSLGKAQVKEGAHILDVNVDYVGRDGVRDMNELASRLVNNVTLPLMLDSTEWEKMEAGLKVAGGKCILNSTNYEDGEPRFLKVLELAKKYGAGIVIGTIDEDGMARTAEKKFAIAKRAYDQAVEYGIPAHEIFFDTLALPISTGIEEDRENGKATIESIRRIRAELPGCHVLLGVSNISFGLNMAARIVLNSMFLHEAMEVGLDSAIVSASKILPLAKIEPEHQEVCRKLIYDQREFDGDICTYDPLGVLTKLFEGKSAKRERTVDENMAIDERLKNHIIDGERIGLEEALEEAMKDFPPLHIINVFLLDGMKVVGELFGSGQMQLPFVLQSAQTMKAAVAYLEPFMETSEEEGESSAKGTFIIATVKGDVHDIGKNLVDIILSNNGYKVINLGIKQPVDNIIDAYREHNADCIAMSGLLVKSTAFMKDNLEVFNEQGITVPVILGGAALTPKFVNQDCQNTYNGQVIYGKDAFSDLNFMDKLMPAKAEENWDDLKGFLDEEGNGNGNGHAEIKEEKEAKPEKPLVIDTRRSEAVDIDIPRPTPPFWGSKILQPEDIPLEEVFWYLDLQALFAGQWQFRKPQGQPREEYDQFLQDKVHPILKEWKERILAENLLQPQAVYGYFPVQAEGNTVFAYDPAEMSNGSASTVLHTFEFPRQRSMRRLCIADFFAPKDSGVMDVFPMQAVTAGEVATEYAQKLFADDRYTDYLYFHGMAVQTAEATAEWLHARIRRELGFGDEEPDNVRDMFKQRYHGSRYSFGYPACPDMQDQLKQLDLLGCDRINMHMDESEQLYPEQSTTAIITHHPVSKYFSA; from the coding sequence ATGAATAGCCCATTCCTGAACCGTCTCCACAGTCCAGAACGTCCCGTCCTCGTATTCGATGGCGCGATGGGAACTAACCTGCAAGTGCAAAACCTCACCGCAGAAGATTTTGGCGGCCCGGAATATGAAGGATGTAACGAATATCTAGTTAAAACTAAACCAGAAGCGATCGCCAAAGTCCATCGCGACTTCCTCGAAGCAGGGTGCGACGTTATTGAAACCGACACCTTTGGCGCTGCTTCTATCGTCTTAGCCGAATACGACTTAGCCGACCGTGCTTACGAACTCAACAAAGCCGCCGCAGAACTGGCGAAAAGCATCACCGCTGAGTATTCTACCCCAGAAAAACCCCGATTTGTCGCCGGTTCGATGGGTCCGACGACCAAACTCCCCACCCTCGGCCACATTGACTTCGATACACTCGAAGCAACCTTTATCGAGCAAGCAGAAGGACTCTACGACGGAAACGTAGACTTATTTATTATTGAAACCTGCCAAGATGTACTGCAAATTAAAGCCGCATTAAACGCCGTCCAAACCGTTTTCGATCGCAAAGGAGAACGCCGACCGGTCATGGTTTCAATTACCATGGAAACAATGGGAACCATGCTCGTCGGTTCGGAAATTGGCGCGGCATTAACAATTCTCGAACCCTACAATATTGATATCCTCGGTCTTAACTGCGCCACCGGACCCGATCGCATGGCCGATCATATCAAATACCTGTGCGAACACTCTCCCTTCATCGTTTCCTGCATTCCCAACGCCGGACTTCCGGAAAACGTGGGCGGACACGCTCACTACAAACTGACTCCGATGGAATTGCGAATGGCATTAAATCGGTTTGTCGAAGATTGGGGGGTACAAATTATTGGCGGATGTTGCGGAACTCGTCCCGATCATATCAAAGCCTTAGCGGAAATTGGCGCAACGTTAACGCCAAAAGAACGTAACCCTGTCTTTGAACCGGCTGCGGCATCTATCTACAGTCCGCAAGCTTACACCCAAGATAATTCGTTCCTCATCGTCGGCGAGCGGTTGAATGCGAGTGGCTCGAAAAAATGCCGGACCATGCTCAATAATGAAGATTGGGATGGACTGGTTTCTTTGGGTAAAGCGCAAGTCAAAGAAGGGGCCCATATTTTAGATGTTAACGTCGATTATGTGGGACGAGATGGGGTGCGCGATATGAACGAACTCGCTTCCCGTTTGGTGAATAACGTTACTCTGCCTTTAATGTTAGATTCCACCGAGTGGGAGAAAATGGAAGCCGGGTTAAAAGTTGCCGGTGGAAAATGCATTCTCAACTCGACAAACTACGAGGATGGCGAACCTCGCTTTTTGAAAGTTTTAGAATTAGCAAAAAAATATGGTGCTGGCATAGTGATCGGAACCATTGACGAAGATGGAATGGCGCGCACGGCCGAGAAAAAATTTGCGATCGCCAAACGCGCTTACGACCAGGCAGTAGAATATGGCATTCCCGCCCACGAGATATTCTTCGATACATTAGCTCTACCCATTTCCACGGGGATTGAAGAAGACCGGGAGAACGGAAAAGCAACCATTGAGTCCATTCGCCGAATCCGTGCAGAACTCCCCGGATGTCATGTGTTACTCGGTGTTTCCAATATCTCCTTCGGTCTGAATATGGCAGCGCGCATCGTCCTCAACTCCATGTTCTTACACGAAGCCATGGAAGTCGGATTAGACAGTGCTATTGTTAGCGCCAGCAAGATTTTACCCCTAGCGAAAATCGAACCAGAACACCAAGAAGTCTGCCGCAAACTGATTTACGACCAGCGGGAATTTGATGGCGATATTTGCACCTACGATCCTCTCGGAGTCCTGACCAAACTCTTTGAAGGCAAGAGCGCCAAACGCGAGCGAACCGTTGATGAAAATATGGCGATCGACGAACGATTGAAAAACCATATTATCGATGGCGAACGTATCGGTTTAGAAGAAGCTTTGGAAGAGGCGATGAAAGATTTTCCCCCTTTGCATATTATTAATGTCTTTCTTCTCGATGGCATGAAAGTGGTTGGCGAACTTTTCGGTTCCGGACAGATGCAACTCCCCTTCGTTCTCCAGTCCGCACAAACCATGAAAGCGGCGGTAGCTTATCTCGAACCGTTTATGGAAACATCGGAGGAAGAAGGCGAAAGTTCTGCAAAAGGAACGTTTATTATTGCCACGGTTAAAGGCGACGTACACGACATTGGTAAAAACCTGGTCGATATCATTCTTTCCAATAACGGCTACAAGGTGATTAACCTGGGAATTAAACAGCCGGTGGATAACATTATCGATGCCTATCGCGAGCACAATGCCGACTGTATTGCCATGAGCGGCTTGCTGGTGAAATCAACTGCCTTCATGAAAGATAATCTGGAAGTCTTCAACGAGCAAGGGATTACCGTTCCCGTAATTTTAGGCGGCGCGGCATTAACTCCGAAGTTTGTTAATCAAGATTGCCAAAACACTTACAACGGTCAAGTCATTTACGGGAAAGATGCCTTCTCTGACCTCAACTTCATGGATAAGTTAATGCCAGCAAAAGCTGAAGAGAATTGGGATGACTTGAAAGGCTTCTTGGATGAAGAAGGCAATGGAAATGGTAACGGACATGCTGAAATCAAAGAAGAGAAAGAAGCTAAACCGGAAAAACCTCTCGTTATTGATACCCGACGCTCCGAAGCGGTAGACATCGATATTCCCCGTCCGACTCCTCCCTTCTGGGGAAGCAAAATTCTGCAACCGGAAGATATTCCTCTCGAAGAAGTGTTCTGGTATTTGGACTTGCAAGCCTTGTTCGCCGGACAATGGCAGTTCCGCAAACCGCAAGGACAACCGAGAGAAGAATACGACCAATTCTTGCAAGATAAGGTACATCCTATCCTGAAAGAATGGAAAGAGCGCATTCTTGCCGAAAACTTGTTGCAACCGCAAGCCGTATACGGATATTTCCCCGTGCAAGCGGAAGGTAACACGGTGTTCGCCTACGATCCAGCGGAGATGAGCAATGGTTCGGCGAGTACGGTACTGCATACCTTTGAGTTTCCCCGCCAACGTTCTATGCGCCGCCTCTGTATCGCCGACTTCTTTGCGCCGAAAGACTCTGGAGTTATGGATGTGTTCCCCATGCAGGCGGTAACTGCAGGAGAAGTCGCAACCGAGTATGCGCAGAAACTATTTGCCGACGATCGCTATACGGATTATCTTTATTTCCATGGCATGGCCGTACAAACGGCAGAAGCCACGGCGGAATGGCTCCATGCCAGAATTCGTCGCGAACTCGGCTTTGGGGATGAGGAACCGGATAACGTACGCGATATGTTCAAACAACGCTATCACGGTTCGCGCTATAGTTTCGGCTATCCTGCTTGTCCGGATATGCAAGACCAGCTTAAACAGTTGGATCTGCTGGGATGCGATCGCATTAATATGCATATGGACGAGAGCGAACAACTCTATCCAGAACAGTCTACGACTGCGATTATTACCCATCACCCGGTGTCTAAGTACTTTAGTGCTTAA